Sequence from the Brevundimonas diminuta genome:
TCTGCACATCCTTGGTCATGACATCGATCAGTTCGGGCGGCAGCTGCTGGCCCTTGTCCACCGCATGGCGGATGGTTTCCTGCATGTCGCGCTTCTCGCGATATTTCAGCACCTGCGGGCCGAAGACGATGGCGGTGATCGAACCGAAGACGGCGAACATCGCGAAGATGGGAATGAAGTCTTCCATTTTGTGTACCCCTTGAACCGTTGCAGCAGCCTGATGCGGCGGCCTTCTGATCACAAGAGGCTGGCCGACGCCTCAACGGATGCGCGGCGTTACGTGAAATCTTCGTAAGGTCGCCGTTTCGGCCGCCGCCTGTTCGGTCTAGGGTCCGGTTTCATCAATCTCAGGAGCGCGTCCCATGGCCCATGTCACCTATCGCATCGTCGAACATGACGGCGGCTGGGCCTACAAGTCCGGCGACACCTATTCCGAAACCTTCGCCAGCCACGACGACGCCAAGGCCGCCGCCGTTCGCGCCGCGCGCGAGCAGCGCGTGCCGGACCAGACCGCCGCGATCGAATACGAGACCGCCGCCGGCAAATGGGTCACCGAAAGCGCCGACGGCCACGACCGCCCCTCGACGGACGTCGAGGACTGAGACCGAGATGATCCACCGTCGCACCCTGCTGGCCGCCGCCGCGCTGGCGCCGCTGGCAGGTTGCGCCACGGCCCCAAAGGCCAAGACGCCCGCCGAACTGAAGCTCGTCACCTTCAACATCTGGCACAACATGGGCGACTGGGCCGCCCGCCGCCCGCTGCTGATCGCCGCCCTGAAGGCCCAGGACGCCGACGTCATCGCCCTTCAGGAGGTGCTGGAGGACGCCAATGTCGGGCTGGAGAACCAGGCCCGGATGCTGGCGCGCGAGCTGGGCGGCTATCATGTCGCCTTCGTCTCGACCGACGCCGAGGGCGCCCCGCGTCGCTATGGCAACGCCCTGCTGACCCGCCTGCCGGTTCTGGCCGAGGCCTCGACCAAGCTTGAGCCGCTCGACGATTTCCGCACCGCGCTTCGGCTTCGCGTCGCGGTCCAGGGTCGCCCGGTCGATGTCGTCGTCACCCATCTGGCGTGGCAACAGGACGCCGGCCCGGTCCGCGCCCGCCAGATCGCCTCCCTGCTAGGCTGGCTGCCGCAGGACGGCACGCCCCTGATCGTCATGGGCGACTTCAATGCGACGCAGGAGGATTCCGGCCTGGCGACCCTGACGGGTCCCCGCTTCTTCAGCGCCCTGCCCCGCGGCGCGGTCACAACCACCCTGAACCCGGCCAAGGGTCACCCCGAGCGCGTCATCGACCACATCTTCGTCGAACAGGCCGCCTTCACGCCCGGCGAGGCCCGCCGCTTCGGCGATACGCCAACCAACGGCGAATATCCGTCCGACCACTTCGGCGTCGTCGCGACCGTCCGGCTCAGGTAAGTGCCGAGGCGTAGGTTTCGGGCTTGAATCCCACCAGCCGCCGATCCCCCAGATCCAGCACCGGCCGTTTGATCATCGACGGCTGGGCCGTCATCAGGGCGATCGCCTTCGACTTGTCGATGTCCGCCTTGTCGGCGTCCGGCAGCTTCTTGAACGTCGTCCCGGCCCGGTTCAGCACCGTCTCCCAACCGTGCTCGTCGACCCACTGGCCCAGCCGCCCCGCATCCACTCCGGCCTTCTTGTAGTCGTGGAAGACGTAGTCGACCCCCTGCTGTTCTAGCCAGACCCGGGCCTTCTTCACCGTGTCGCAGTTGGGAATGCCATAGAGGGTGTAGGTCATGGGGCTCTCGAAAGTCGTGGATCAAGCGGATCCAGCCGCTTTCGCCCCCTCGCAAGGCATCGTCAACTGTCGGTCAGACGCGACGCCGGCGCTGTGAACGTCGCCGAGAACCCCTCTACGCCGTAACGAAGATCCGCGCCGCCGCACCCCAGCAGGCCTCTTGCGAGCAGCTTGGCGCCAAATCCGGTCTTGAGCGGCGGATGGGCCGGCGCGCCCCCGCCTTCGATCCACGTCAGAACGAGTTCACCCTCATCAAGCCGCC
This genomic interval carries:
- a CDS encoding endonuclease/exonuclease/phosphatase family protein: MIHRRTLLAAAALAPLAGCATAPKAKTPAELKLVTFNIWHNMGDWAARRPLLIAALKAQDADVIALQEVLEDANVGLENQARMLARELGGYHVAFVSTDAEGAPRRYGNALLTRLPVLAEASTKLEPLDDFRTALRLRVAVQGRPVDVVVTHLAWQQDAGPVRARQIASLLGWLPQDGTPLIVMGDFNATQEDSGLATLTGPRFFSALPRGAVTTTLNPAKGHPERVIDHIFVEQAAFTPGEARRFGDTPTNGEYPSDHFGVVATVRLR
- a CDS encoding ArsC family reductase, with protein sequence MTYTLYGIPNCDTVKKARVWLEQQGVDYVFHDYKKAGVDAGRLGQWVDEHGWETVLNRAGTTFKKLPDADKADIDKSKAIALMTAQPSMIKRPVLDLGDRRLVGFKPETYASALT